The Sus scrofa isolate TJ Tabasco breed Duroc chromosome 6, Sscrofa11.1, whole genome shotgun sequence region TGGCTCAACCGGGCGTCACGGGCCTCAGGCGCGACCTGAGACCCTCAGCACAGCCTGGACGGCCGGACCGCAACCGCCTCGGACAGACGGCCTTGAGCGCGTCTGGCCGCCCGGGCTCCACCGACCCCCGGCCGCCGCATCCGAGGGTCCCGGCCGGCGGGGTCAGAGAGCCGCCTGGGGCGCCCCCTGGCCTGCGCGCTCCGCTCCCCGCCGCCCCGGGGCCCTCACTCACCGCTTCTTTCTCGGCGCCCAGGATACGCCGAGGGGCCCGAGCGCCTGAGACGCCTCCAACGGGCCACCGCTAGGCCGCGGCCATTTTTCTTCCGGGAAGAGGAGGGTCACGGGGCGGTGCGATCTCCCCCGCGCCGACGCTGGCGCCGCCATCTTTCCCCCGGGCGGAAGCGGTCGCATGGCTCTCCGCGGAGGCCAATGAGGAGCGCGCGCGGGTCCACGTGGCCCGGAGGCGCGGCCCGGGCCCTCCCCGCGAGCGGCCTCGGTCCGCGGCGCTCCGCGCAATGAGGCTTCTGCGGCGCGCGTGGCGGCACCGGACGGCGCTGGGCCTGGGCTGCCTGGCGCTGGGCGGCGCCACGCTGCTCTACCTGGCGCGCTGCGCCGCGCCCCCCGCGCCCGCCCCCGCGCCCGCCGCCCAGGCGCGCGCGGTTGCTTTTCTGGCGGTGCTGGTAGCCAGCGCGCCGCGGGCCGCCGAGCGGCGCAGCGTGGTCCGCAGCACTTGGCTGGCGGCGCGGCGCGGCGGCCCTGGGGACGTGTGGGCGCGCTTCGCCGTGGGCACCGACGGGCTGGGCGCCGAGGAGCGGCGTGCCCTGGAGCGTGAGCAGGCACGGCACGGcgacctgctgctgctgcccacgCTGCGCGACGCCTACGAGAACCTCACGGCCAAGGTGCTGGCCATGCTGGCCTGGCTGGACGAGCACGTGGCCTTCGAGTTCGTGCTCAAGGCGGACGACGACTCATTCGCGAGGCTGGACGCACTCCTGGCCGATCTGCGCGCCCGTGACCCtgcgcgccgccgccgcctctaCTGGGGCTTCTTCTCCGGCCGGGGCCGCGTCCGACCTGGGGGCCGCTGGCGCGAAGCCGCCTGGCAGCTCTGCGATTACTATTTGCCCTACGCGCTGGGCGGCGGTTACGTGCTGTCGGCCGACCTGGTGCACTACCTGCGCTTCAGCCGCGAGTACCTGCGCGCTTGGCACAGCGAGGACGTGTCGATGGGCGCCTGGCTGGCACCGGTGGACGTGCAGCGGGAGCACGACCCGCGCTTCGACACCGAGTACAAATCCCGCGGCTGCAGCAACCAGTACCTGGTGACGCACAAGCAGAGCCTGGAGGACATGCTGGAGAAGCACCAGACGCTGGAGCGCGACGGCCGCCTGTGCAAGCGGGAGGTGCAGCTGCGCCTGTCCTACGTCTACGACTGGTCGGCGCCGCCCTCGCAGTGCTGCCAGCGGAAGGAGGGCATCCCCTGACCGTCGCCTGCAGCCGGCGCACGGGCCCAGGAGGGCGGGTTCACCCTTCCTACCGAGCCTGGCGGTGCAGGGGGAGGCCCGTCCAGAGCCCGGGGTGAGGGCACCGTCCACGGGCGAAGCCGGCAGCTTCCGGCTAGTTGTTAGCACCACGAGGTCAGCCCCCAAGAGGACTTCGTTTACCTGGTGGCCGTGGGCCCTTCAGGTGGATGCTGAGCAGCAGCGGACAGCTCCTAAGCCTCGCTCCAGTCGGCGCCCAGTTCCCCTCAAGAGCCATACATGGCGGCCTGCAGAGGGCTTCTTGTTCCAGGGCTGGGTGGCCCATCCTGCAGGCTGCAGCCAGCATCACGTCCAGGCGGAAGTGTCTGGTCCCTGGATTCAGCATTCTCCTGGATGGGGGCGGTGGACACcctgctgtggaagcagcccacaGAGACTGTCCACTCCTTGTCCCCTCCCCGGTAGGGCTGAGGAACCAGAGGGCAGAGCTGCCCCCAAGAAAAACTCCCGACTCCTAGGGCACGGACCGTGTCGTCCCCTGTCCCAACCATCCCGCTAGCACACCCGCTGTGCACCGagagctgtgacctctgccaggGCCTCAGCACTCGGAGACGGGCTGTGCTGCACCCGGTGGGCACTGCTTGTCACACGCACGTCTAGGATTTAACTTTGTTGTGTGTGCATCAGCTTCCGTGGCATCTGGTCCTTCGCGTTGCTGTGGAGTGAACCTGTGCCTCATGTGAGACGGCACCTGCCTGGGATTAATTTATACGTTTTGTAAAAGTTGGGAATGGGCGGGTCCCCgtgtattttcaattatttaagaGAAGGCTTTTCTTTCAGAACTTGGAATGTGTGGATTCGTCTGTTTCTACAGCTCGGGTTTAGACCCGTGGCTGCTTAAGTGTTGAAACATGGCGGGGTCTGTGTCCTTGTCTCCGTCTGTGCTGCAGGCAGTGCCCGTGTCTCTAAAAGGACTTTCCCTCGAGGCTCCTCATGGCCGCACATGGCACGTGTCTCACGCCActtccagggattgaacctgtggaaGCGCTGATGCAGGCTGTCTTGAGACAGCCTCGCCGCGGCGCGTCCCCTTGGAGACCCGGCGTTCCCGGCACCCCAGCACGTCCCAGAAGGCTGGGGCGTCCACGAAAGTGGGCGCCCTGGTCGTTGCAGAGTTGCAGTCAGGCGGCTCCAGGGAGCCCTGCTCAGGCCAGCAGCGTGAGGCCGCTGTGCCCTTTCTCTCTGGCTCTGGTTGGGTGCTGTGCTTGTAACCAGCTGTGCTGCCACCGTATCTGCACCCCCAGGGGCAGTGGGGTCGGGAGGGTACTATCCTCCAACTTGCCTGGTCCTTGTCATTCCTGTACCTGCTTGGGCCGTGGATTTTAAGAGCAGGTGTCTTGGTCGCCCCACAGACCCGGTAGCTGGCACAGCGGGCGTCACTTACAGCTCTAGAGGCCGGGAGTCCACGGACAGGGTGAGGGCGCCAGAGCAAGTGGGCAGACGgcccccttcctgccctgccGCGAGGGGAGAGACACGGGCCGGCTCTCTGCCGCCCCTTCTTAGGGTGCTCGTCCCAGCCTGATCTGGACCCCACTGCACGGGGATCTGGCTTCCATTTGAACCTGGGGGCCCAGCCGGTCTGGCGCAGCAGGGTCAGGTGTTTTTGTCTGAAGGCAAGAGTGCCCCTGTGGCTCGGCAGGCTCTGCCTCTCAGTCAGTTTCTCTCTTCTGTGTTTCTGCCTCCTTGTCTCCCTGAGTTGCATTCtgggcaatttatttatttttgctttttagggccacacctgtggcatatggaggttcccaggctaaggatcaaatcagagctgcagcagcagccagcctaaaccacagccacagcatcttgggatccgagccacgtcggcAACCCACAcgcacagctcgcggcaacaccggatccttaacccactgagtgaggccagggatcgaacccacgtcctagttggattcctttccgctgtgccacaacaggaactcctcaaagtctgTTCTGCCTGAAGCGCCTCAACCCTAGGGTCTAGTTCTCTGAGCAGAGCTGCGCCCAAAGCGCCTGGCTGGACCCAAGGAGGGGCACATGGGGAGGCGGCAGTGCAGCAGCCCTGAGATGCTGGCATCCGCCGTGTGGGGGCACGCCTGCTGCCCCTCTTCACCGCCTACCAGCCCTCAGCAAGGGGactgcctggggcctggggggagCAGGGCCCAGTCCCTCCTGACTCTTGGAGCAGGGCAAGCAAGCAAGGCACTCAGGAGCCCGAGCCATCACACGGTGGGCTGGGTGCAGCCCCAGTGCCTGTCCCCCGTCGCCTCCCTACCCCCAGGGCCACAGCCGCCTCTGCTCTCCATGCCAGGCTCACTCCTGCCAACCCCGCCTCAAGCCTCCACCAGCCCTTATTCCCTTGAATGTCACCTCCTGTCCTTGCGGAGTCTTGCCCAGATCACCTGTGCTGACAGGCAGAGATTGGAGCAGCGCAGCTGCCCAGGAACCACAACTGCCTGCATGGACAGAGGCTGGCGGGGACCCGTGTTGGCCACCGGCCCTACTGCAGGGAGGACCCTTCTGCTGCTTTGAGCCCCCAGCCTGTGGTGCTTTGCCCAGGGGACCAGCACAACTCTGGTGCCATCTGCCCTGTCCCTCCCAACCCCAGTGCCTGGTAGCACCTGCTGGGCATCACAGACCTCAGCCACTGCCCAGCCTCCTTtgcctcccagggccctgcacagATCCCACCCCCCCAGGACAGGCCTTGGACCCAGGGCGGCGTGCCAGGCATGCCCACAGCCTGTCCCTTGGGCTGCCCAGCCCCACATTCCCCTTGGCCGTCAGGCCTGGCCCTTGCCCCCACTGGCTAGAGGTCTCAGCCCAGCACCGCAGGGTCTGACGGGGACGGCTGCCCCTGGCACCCGGTCCACATGGCGAGACCGCTGACTCTCGGCAGCCAGGGCCCAGGAGCACATGGCAGCTACTCACAGACGGGCAGGTGCCAGCCCCCGCAGGGCCTTCAGAGCAGCTTCTGAGAAGCTGTTATTCAAGGTCACAGCTGATGGGTGCTCGCCCTCTGCTTCCGAGgacctgggggggaggggggctgctccGAGCTGAGCTGACCCTCCCATCACGAGTCCAGGGAGCGAGTGAGAGGCTGCCCGCTGGGCTGGAGCTCACACGGGGCTCCTGAGGGGCTGCGGTCCAACCCCAGGGGGCCTTCTCCTCCTGAGCCTTCGCTCCTGAGCCTCCCTGGGAGTTGCCGTCTCCACAGCCTCGGAGCTAGAACAAGACCGCGCCCCATCCCCTGGCCTCTGGAGGCGACCGCTGCTGCCCGCCTGCAGCCCTCTTGGGCCCCACCCTCAGTTCTGTGCCCAAAGAAAgttcccatcccaccccctctccacTGTCCCCAACACCGTCCTCTGACCCCACAGTATCTGTGGAGGGTGCCGCTGGGTCCCCCCACCCGACTCACAGCCTCTTGCAGAGGCGGCCCGACCTTCCAGGGCCACGCTGCAGCCAGCCGGCCCTCCCGTGTCAGCCAGCCACCGGCCCCCACACGTCCACGGGGTCCCTTCTCTGCTGGGGGCCTCCAGGGActgccccctcttcctccccaggacCCTGGGCCTCCCGCACTATGGGGCCCCTGGAAGGGGGCGGAGGAGGAGAGCAGGGGGCAGGTCATGAGGAAGTGACGCCAGCGGCCTCTCCCGTCTGCCACCCTgccagctgcagcctctgcccaGGCCACAGTGACCAGCAAGACCCTCGGCGTGGCCCATGGGCATCCCATGGACCGTGGCTCCAGCGCCCAGCTTCACCCAGGGCCCAGGTTTGGCAGGAGACACAGAGGCCAAGGTCTCCGCTGAAACGGCGTGGCCTCGCCCAGCTCGGTAGCCCTGGAGCAGCCCCTGGGGAAGGAgcgaaatgaggaaagaaaagccGTTGCTGTGAGGCTGTGGCCAGACACCCCAGGGACCCTCAGACCCGGGCCACGGGGACCTGCTCTAGGAGGCCCTATGGACTGGGGACCCCGCTCTGAATGTCAGCCTCCGTCACCCAGGTCAGAAGACTGGGCAGAGGTGTGGCCCCCGCTCCAGGGACCACAGGTGCCCCAGGGTCCCCCCCAGCGCCCCGGGAGTGGCGAGGTCTGCCCTGGCTGCTCCCGGAAGACCAGCCTCGGCCGTGTCAGGggtagtggggggtgggggatccagGAGGTGACAAGGGTCCGAGGTCTCAGCAGAGGGGCCTCCGCTTGAGCCCGGCTGTGGCAGCTTCCTGAGAGCACGCTCCCCGCCCAAGGCAGGGGCACCAGTAGTCGGGCGGCAGTGCGGACAGGGGTGTCAGGAGGGGGCAGTCGCTGGCCTGGCCACTTGGCAGGACATCAGGCCCCCCCCCCAGGCAGGGCTCGACGGGCCACGGTGCTGGCCGATGCTCCAGGCAGGGAGGAGCCGGCGTGGCCATGGAGCCTGGTCAGCAGCCGACTCTGTCCTCTAGAGTAAACACCGGGGGCAGCCCTGTAGGTGGGACAGGGAGCCAGGGAGGGCCCCGTCCAGCTCGGCCTCCTGCTGACCAGGGCTGTCCCAgcccagtgacccaagccccagcccctccctctggtGGCGTCTGAGGGTCTTGGCGCCCAGCCACCACAGGGCCCGTGCAACCCTGCCTTagctgcccagcccccagccggTCCCATGCAGAGGGACGGCTGTGGGGCCAGGCTCAGACTGGAGCCTGGGCAAGCGACCACAGGGTTCCTGTGTCCAGCTCTTGGACCACGTTCCCAGACAGACCCCTGGCCGGCCCCTCGGGCCCCGAGAAGGGATCCGGCCGCTTCCACAGCGAAGGCCcagggctgccccctcccccccgggcTGGCCTTGCTGATCCTGGGCTGCAGCCCATGTGGGCAGTGGGCTGGCCTGGTAGCAGTGGGGCTGCTGGCGGTTGAGCGGCTGCTTCTGGGGACGCTTCGCTTCAGAGATGGAGCCCTGTCCTCAGACGCCCCTTCCAGTTCAGTCCCTTCCTCACACACCCAGGTGCCCAGAACAGCCTGGAGGGCTGTGGGCACAGGTGGCGTGCTCTCCTGCCCTGGCCGCCACCCCAGATATGCGTGTGACACGCTGGCTGTTGCAAAACTGATGCTATCAGGGCCTAGGGGCCCGTGAGTCACTGCCCCAGAGCAGGGTTGTGCCCAAACCTCCCCAACAAAAGCCCTTTGTCCCGCATCCCAGCCCCGCCAGACCTGCCCGTGCACAGGGCAGACGCAGCAGGCAGGCACGCCGATGGCGACAGGCTCGGGCTCGGGCTCAGCCACTTCCCAGCCTGTCTCCACCCTGCTGCAGGGCCCAGGCTGTGGGAGACCCCAGGCTGCTGGAGGCCTCGGCCCCGGGTCCAGTCAGGAGCCCCGGGCTGGAAACCAAGCACCCCGATGATCTGGGGCAGAGGCCTGAGGTCATGCAGGGCTTGGAGCAGCCTGAACAGGGAGCCCCGAGCGGGGAGGAGGCCCCAGGACgcagccaggccagggcagggctgtgggtgcagctgcaggcctccgaTAAGAGGAGGCGCCCGGCTGTCTCCAAGGAGCAGGACAGGGCGCTGGGACCCGTCCTCCCATCACCAGCGTCCAGAGGGGACCATGAGGGTGGGGCCTGGAGCTCCcactctgcccaccccaccctcctaGCTCTGGCCACAGCTCCAGAAGCCATGGCTCCAGAAGGCAGGGCTCCAGGGCTGGAGGGAGCGTTTTTCTTCCTGGAAGCCCCAGCTGCAAGCAGAGGAGTCAGCAGATGTCCTGGGACATGGGACATGAGTCCTGGCAAATGCCAGCAGGGTCAGCCCCTTGCTCCTGCTGCTCCAGATCAGGGCTCGGGTTCAGGGAGCTCAGCACCCCCTGCAGCTCGGGTCAGCCTCTGGGAGACAGTGGGGCTCTGGGGGCTTCACCTGGCGCTGGCCCTCCATCCACACCGGGGGGGACAGCCTGTGTCCTCAAGGGCCGTTCTGGGGCCAGGCTGGACCCACCTAGAGCAGCCACTGCCGCCCGCCCCAGCCTCCCATTTCCTCACTCCTGCACCCCCAGCACAGGGGCTCAGCTGGAGACAGCACATTCCAAGGGAATTACAGCTAAGTGGTTAATGACCTCCCATTAGGGGGCAGAGATGGGGAAGAAGACAACACAGACGCCGGCTCAGAGCCCGCCTGGCCCTGGCCACCTGCCCACGAAGCTCTGGGCAGCCGGCTAGGccatcccctccccactctcGTCTCGTCGCCCGTCTCCTGTCTGTCGCTCCAGCAGGACCTGGGCTGGATCTCTGTCATCACAGGTCTGGGTGAGGGGTGAGGTCTGCCCTTCCTGGACCGGGGGCGGTGGGGGACGGGCAGGTGGGGAAGGACGGTGGGGGGGCCCAGCGGGGCTGAGCCGGCCATGCTGGGTGCTGGCCGCCACCCCCAGCACGCGCCAGTGCGCAGCGTCGGTTCTCCCATTCGGGTGGGGACACCAAGCTGGGTCCCATGGGCTCCCAGGGCCCCCCATGGGACCTCAGTGATGGAACGTAGGGGCCGGGACCTCTCCCCCAacacctctccccctcccacctcctaACAGGGACCCCAGTCCTGTCGGCCACCCACTCAGACCAGGCCAGTGCCTATGGCCACTGCGAAGCATAAAACCGCCCCCAGACCCTCAGGCCCTGACGCCACTCTGGTGGgaccagggaggaggtggggatgggTCAGTGGCCAAGCCTGCTGCTGCACGGACTGGCGCCCACCCGGCACCAGAGCGTTCTTGCCTCATTACCCAGAGAGCTTCAGGGAGGGCCCCGAGGGCACGGCTGGGAACCATCCGCGGGCTCCAGcctccacctgccccccaccccccaccccccaccccgccccgggcGCACAGGGACGGCTGCTCAGCCTTGGAAATGGGTCTCCAGGCCCAGCTGTTGCTGAGCTGAGCCACCCCCAGTCCCAGTCCCCAAGGATGCAGGGAGGGACTAGGGGCCTGGTCTCTGCACCCCAGGGTTCAGGGGGTGCCACCCGCCAGGGGTCCGGGTGCCAACCAGAGATGGACGCTTGGCACTTCTGCTGAGACCCAGACATCCCAGACCAGTTTCTGTTCTTCGGTCTGAGTTTGCTGGGGCCGCAAGGAATGGCGGCAGGGGCCCGAATCCACCGCACCTGCAGTCAGGGGGCCTCTGCCACCCATCCAGGCAGTTCTGACCCCGACTTCGGCGTGGCAGCCGCCAAGGAGAAGATGGAGAGCAGTGGGAGTCCTGGAGGAAGCGTGGGATGCCAAGGTTCCCAGTGGACCACCCTTGGCCCAGCCCCATGCTCAGCGCCCCTGGGCTGGTGCCTGCGGCGCCCTCCATGTTCCAAGGAGGGGCTGGTGGCCTGCACATGCCGCCTTCCCACCTACTCACAAGCCCAGAGCCCCCCAAGGTCCTCTGCGCACCAGCACATACGGCACCATCTCAATGTCTTCCCTGGTCCTGGGTGAGCTGAGGGCCGGCCCCAGGTCATGGGCAGGGCCCAGCGGGCACCTGGACAGGCATCTGGCCTTGTCCTCAGAGGCCATAGGGTCTGCCCCTGGGCGCAGCGGTGCTGGGCGAGAACCTCCACCTGCAGACCCAAGCCCTCTCCATcccggccccacccccacagtGACACAGCAACCAGGCGATGGGGGCAGAGGCTCTTTATTGCCATGACCACAGGTTTCCCAAAGGGCGGGGGGGCGGGCGGCTTCCCCTCACGTTCCCAGGAGCAGGCCGGAGAAGCTGGAACTGCTCTGGATGGTGAGGGCCGCACCGGAACCGTTGTCCACGAAGACGGAGGTGTACTGTCCAGCCTGCAGACACCCGACACGGGGACGCTACCACCCAAGGGCCCAGCCGCCGCCCCGAAGACACCCAGCCCCACCAGGAGGCATGGGTCCCATATGGCCACGTGGCCAGCGTCCAACCACCGGCTGGGCTCTGTGGTGCCCAGACTGAGGCTTGGAGGCCCAGGCCCCCTGCCCACCTACTCCAGTctcacctgcagctgcagcagcccctGCACCTGCACCGTGAAGACCCTGCCACTGCTCTCCAGGCCGGAGATGGCCTCCAGGGACCTGGACACGGTGCCACATGGGGGGAGGGTACAGTGATCATGGGGGGGTACCCCCCGCCGGTGCCCAGAAACCCATGCTCACTGCAGTCTGTGTTCAGGGTAGCTCCCGACCCAGGGACAGGAcagtccccctgcccccccattcCCCCACACCCTGCAGAAGGGCCCGCTCACGTGTGGCGATGACACAGGGACTCGATGCAGACCAGCACTCGCACGGTGTCCCGGGCCCGCAGCCGAGCCCTGCCCTGCAGCTCCTTGGGGTCTGCAGACACAGGCCTGGTCAGCAGCGCCCTCGGGGAGGGCGGAgcagagggggcagggctggggctgggggcctttGGAGCACACcgagggctgggggtggtgggcgTGAGGACGGGGTGGGAGAAGGCGGCTCCTCTAATGGGATCCGGCCCCCACCCGCCTCAGGcacccaggcctggccctgctcacccACGTGCAGGCTGGCAGAGAACTGGAAGATGGCCGTGACCGGGGCCGTGAACCGTCCGGAGGCCAGGCTCAGGCCGGACCCCCGCAGGAAGGCACCCTGGGCGGTGGGCTGGAGGGACAGCAGGGAACTCGGGCTGCAGAGCCTGGGGGAGGCGCCTGCCCCCAGGATGCCCCCACCCTAAGCAGGGCCAGGTGGGCGGGACCAAGGGGCGACTTGAGCATCTGGCCCCAGGAGGTCTCCGGGCTTGGGATCCAGGTCCCCACAGGGTAGGGGAAGCCCCAGGAGACCCCACCGGGCGGATACGCCTGTCCCCTGGCCACCTCGGACCCCACCCCAGGTCTTGGCACTACGTGTGCCACCTGGCAATGCCCTGGGAGCTGTGGGCCCGTCCGCTGTTGGCCCCCCCCACTTGCTGCCCCTGCGCTGGCCTTGTTAGTGCGTGAGCACCCGCAGCGAATGCCCGTGGAGACAACCGGGGTCCCTGGGCCCCtctgcgcccccgccccccacgcccCCTCACAGCCTGGAAGCCCTGCAGCTCCGCCAGCGTCTTCTTGTCCACCAGCACCGGGCCTCTCAGCCGGCAGTGGAAGGCCTCGGCCACCAGCCGCCTGCCCGTCCCCTCGGGCAGCACGGGGTCCAGCAGCCCCAAGGACCGATGCTCAGTGGCCTCTGTGGGAACAAGGGTGGAGTCACCCCCCCACCAGGGGGAACTCCTGAGCGTCtgggaggagagggcagaggcGGGCCTACCTTTCAGCATCTTCTGAAACTCCCGCAGCACAGCCTCCTGGTTGACCTCTGACCCGGGGGGTCCTGGGGGTCCGGGGggcccaggaggccctgggggGCCGGAGAGGCCTCGCTAAGGGGAGGCAGGAGACAATGAGGAGCCCGGTGGGACCCACAGACACCCTTGTCCTGGGCTCAGAGCCTGGGGCTCTCACCAACTTCTTGTCCTGGCCTCGGCACCGCTTCTTCGATGCCCCGTCGTCAGGACGCCGGACAAAGTTCAGCCATGTCATGTGGGCATCTGTGAGCTCAGGGCCCGAGGCCTCAGGCAGCTGAAGGGCCGGAGGACAGGGCTAGCGGGCGGCCCACCAGGCCCCACTGGGTCCTCCCcgccccacagcccctggcagaGAACAGGGAACTTCAGGGACTCGAGGAGGGTGGAAGCGGGGCCAGGGAGGCCGCTCCCGGGACTCAGACCGGGGCCTGATGTCCaggagcctggggcctggggctgtgTTGAAGGGGCTGTTCCAAAGCCGACAGGCAAACGCACACACATGGGGCCGGGCAGTGGTGGGCAGGAGCGAGTTCTCCAGGGCCTCTCCCAGAATGCCAGAGCCGGGATGGGCTGGGGAGATTGGGCTCAGgtcctgctctgtgctgggcactgggtcCTCAGGCTcggacccaggccacagccagcCAACCCGCCTTGCTGTCAGAGCACGTGCTGGGATGGCAGAGCAGAGCTGGCCTCAGcacagcccccagccctccaatcaccctttatcttttttttttttttttttttttttttttgtctttttagggcagcaactgaggataggggtcaaatcagagctacagctgccggcctacaccagggccacagcaacacaggatccgagctgcgtctgcgacctacgccacagctcaaggcaacgccagatccttaacccacggagcaaggccagggatcaaacctgcgtcctcatggacactagtcgggttcgtttctgctgagccacaacggggacctCTCCAATCCCCCTTTGCATACCCAGTCTCTGCATGAGGGCAGCAGGAGAGGCTAGAGTGTATCAAGCCCCGAAGTCAGACAAGGAGATGGTGTGCAGAGTAAGGGGGCGGGTGCTGGGGAGCCTGACCATCTGTGTCCAGGCCTGTGTGCCAGGCTCGAACAGGAAGTCTGTGAAGTGGCCAGGAGCACAGCCGACACTGGTCTGGCAGGAGGGCCACCGCCCGAGGCCAGCGGAGCCCTGGCCCCTCCCGAGGGCAGGCAAGCCCAGGGGTCCTGGCCCAGGTCCAATCCAGCAGTCAGCCCTCAGCCCCAAAGGCCGTGAAGGGCAGGCCTGGGTTCCTTCCCAGGGGACCAGAGGGACCTTTACCATGACAGAGGCCTTGCTAGCCAAGGAAAGGGGTGCCAAGAGCACGGAAATGTTCCAGTTTCTCCAGCCacaagtgacctgagccacgtctgagggCCCAGGGGGCAGCCGGAGGAGAAGCCCACCCCTTGCAGGAAGAGAGGGGTCCCAACCAGGGATGGTCCCCAGGGAGACCACCCCCCCAGACAGAGGTTCGCCCCCAGACTGCCCCGCCCTTGCTCTGGAGGGGCAGCAGGCAGGGCGGAACATGGGGGGTGCTGTTCCAAGGACCCCTCCCTGGGAGGCTGCCGGGCAGCCCCTGGGCTTGCTCTGGACGCCCCCCACGCCTGCCCCAGAGCCCGCTGGCAGCCTGCTCTCCCCGGCCAGGGGCCCCAGCACGCCTCTCCTCAGCCTGCCCATCTGGAAAACGGGGCCTCGGGCTCCAATGAGGCCGCGTGGGCTGACAGCAGCCGGGCTGGCCGCCACGGAGACGCCCTTGGGAGGCGGGAGGCTAGGATCAAAGGCTCCAGGACTGGCAGGGGGCCTAGCCCAGCAACCGCCGCTTCGCTCCTGGTCCAGGGGCCACCAGGCCCGCACTGCTGGGGTCAGCTCCAAACCCCCCACCAGTGAGTCCCAGCCCAAGAGTGCGAGGCCCCAGGGCTGAGACCGGCAGAAGTCTCCTCTCAGAGAGGACCCCCAGCACGGAGCGTATCCCCTGCGGGAGGCCACGGCAGGTGCTGGCCACCCAGTGGGGGTCAGGGCAGGGGCCTCCAGGAAGCGCCAGGATCCAGAGGGGGTCTGACCCCGCGCCTGGAGCGTCTCCCCCATTTGCAGCTACACCAAAAGGCAGCAGGCTGCTGCAGGCATGACGATCCTGGGGCTGCAAAGGCTCAATGTAACCCCACTGAGAAGCCCGTCCACTCTCCCAACCCCTTCCCAGGCCGAGAGGGTGCCTAGGCAGACCCAAGTCCTGCTGTCATGAATCCTGCCcagagccccccacccacccGCCCCAGATGGGGAGGGGAGCCAAGGGGCAGAGCCTATGGGTGGGAGGGGGGCGCCCACGTGCGCCCAGACC contains the following coding sequences:
- the B3GALT6 gene encoding beta-1,3-galactosyltransferase 6, with the protein product MRLLRRAWRHRTALGLGCLALGGATLLYLARCAAPPAPAPAPAAQARAVAFLAVLVASAPRAAERRSVVRSTWLAARRGGPGDVWARFAVGTDGLGAEERRALEREQARHGDLLLLPTLRDAYENLTAKVLAMLAWLDEHVAFEFVLKADDDSFARLDALLADLRARDPARRRRLYWGFFSGRGRVRPGGRWREAAWQLCDYYLPYALGGGYVLSADLVHYLRFSREYLRAWHSEDVSMGAWLAPVDVQREHDPRFDTEYKSRGCSNQYLVTHKQSLEDMLEKHQTLERDGRLCKREVQLRLSYVYDWSAPPSQCCQRKEGIP
- the C1QTNF12 gene encoding adipolin isoform X1; amino-acid sequence: MRWAWATTVALLWPQLMLLGGVRARREPKRPRQPGQRLASLNATMSSSEGLPGFPKLPEASGPELTDAHMTWLNFVRRPDDGASKKRCRGQDKKLRGLSGPPGPPGPPGPPGPPGSEVNQEAVLREFQKMLKGRPASALSSQTLRSSPWWGGDSTLVPTEATEHRSLGLLDPVLPEGTGRRLVAEAFHCRLRGPVLVDKKTLAELQGFQAPTAQGAFLRGSGLSLASGRFTAPVTAIFQFSASLHVDPKELQGRARLRARDTVRVLVCIESLCHRHTSLEAISGLESSGRVFTVQVQGLLQLQAGQYTSVFVDNGSGAALTIQSSSSFSGLLLGT
- the C1QTNF12 gene encoding adipolin isoform X2 gives rise to the protein MRWAWATTVALLWPQLMLLGGVRARREPKRPRQPGQRLASLNATMSSSEGLPGFPKLPEASGPELTDAHMTWLNFVRRPDDGASKKRCRGQDKKLRGLSGPPGPPGPPGPPGPPGSEVNQEAVLREFQKMLKEATEHRSLGLLDPVLPEGTGRRLVAEAFHCRLRGPVLVDKKTLAELQGFQAPTAQGAFLRGSGLSLASGRFTAPVTAIFQFSASLHVDPKELQGRARLRARDTVRVLVCIESLCHRHTSLEAISGLESSGRVFTVQVQGLLQLQAGQYTSVFVDNGSGAALTIQSSSSFSGLLLGT